A window of the Yersinia rochesterensis genome harbors these coding sequences:
- a CDS encoding type 1 fimbrial protein encodes MNNFRVLIIVAIMFSWIVSFAASSAQSTLSVTGTITFSGAIVESPCDTSFANQTITTSCYRNGETLTQRQELSRNMSLTSRLPNQLASSRMEWLNPQRSLGILTVSYL; translated from the coding sequence ATGAATAATTTTCGAGTGCTGATTATCGTAGCAATAATGTTTTCATGGATAGTATCTTTTGCTGCAAGTAGTGCGCAATCCACCCTGTCTGTAACAGGAACAATTACTTTTTCCGGTGCCATTGTAGAAAGCCCATGTGATACTTCATTCGCAAACCAAACGATAACCACGAGCTGTTATCGCAATGGTGAAACTCTGACTCAACGACAAGAACTCTCACGTAATATGTCTCTAACTTCTCGGTTGCCTAATCAGTTGGCATCTTCACGTATGGAATGGCTGAATCCACAACGTAGTTTGGGAATTTTAACCGTCAGTTACCTTTAA